The following are encoded together in the Halopseudomonas salegens genome:
- a CDS encoding peptidoglycan DD-metalloendopeptidase family protein: MGLKRGWQRGDARVRLLVFASLIVLLAGCASPSGNIHIDDRGRGGQSRQPVTSGSHTVQQGDTLYSIAFRYGWDWRQLAANNNIPAPYTIYPGQRLSLRPVAAAARPASQATRRQPAATSSAPSSRPPVRSSTPDPSPSAEPSRPRAAPPAASPPATVVDGWSWPAEGPLIARFQSNDSLNKGIDIAGQLGQPVKAASAGSVVYAGRGLIGYGEMVIIKHSDAYLSAYAHNNRLLVAEGDQVKAGQKIAEMGSTGTDRVKLHFEIRQRGQPVDPLRYLPKR; this comes from the coding sequence ATGGGGTTGAAGCGCGGGTGGCAAAGAGGTGATGCCAGAGTGCGCTTGCTGGTATTTGCTTCCCTGATTGTGTTGTTGGCAGGCTGCGCCAGCCCCTCGGGCAATATCCATATCGATGACCGGGGCCGTGGTGGCCAGTCGCGGCAACCGGTAACCAGTGGATCCCACACGGTGCAGCAGGGTGACACCCTGTACTCGATTGCTTTCCGCTATGGATGGGACTGGCGCCAGTTGGCAGCCAACAACAACATTCCCGCTCCTTACACCATTTACCCCGGGCAAAGGCTCAGTTTGCGGCCCGTGGCTGCCGCTGCGCGGCCAGCCAGTCAGGCCACCCGGCGTCAGCCCGCTGCTACCAGCAGTGCTCCGTCCAGCCGGCCGCCAGTCCGCTCCTCCACACCTGATCCGAGTCCATCCGCAGAGCCTTCGCGTCCACGTGCAGCCCCCCCTGCTGCCAGCCCGCCGGCGACGGTGGTCGATGGCTGGTCCTGGCCGGCTGAGGGGCCCTTGATAGCGCGCTTTCAGTCAAACGACAGTTTGAATAAAGGGATTGATATTGCGGGTCAATTGGGACAGCCTGTAAAAGCGGCTTCGGCGGGGTCTGTGGTGTATGCCGGACGTGGATTGATCGGATACGGTGAGATGGTCATCATCAAGCACAGTGATGCTTATTTGAGCGCCTATGCACACAATAATCGATTGCTGGTTGCAGAGGGTGATCAGGTGAAGGCGGGGCAAAAGATTGCAGAAATGGGCAGCACGGGGACTGACCGGGTCAAACTGCATTTCGAGATCCGCCAGCGAGGGCAGCCGGTTGACCCACTGCGATATTTGCCCAAGCGTTGA
- a CDS encoding DUF368 domain-containing protein, with translation MKPSNRRRMAFVLLFFKGMAMGAADLVPGVSGGTVAFITGIYERLLAAIAACTPGRLLAFMRGQVRESWLAIDGTFLLVLLAGIFTSIATLARVISYLLAEQSILIWSFFFGLILISIPLVARNIERWNSWVALLLVLGAGLAWLLGVSSPLQLQATPVVVFFGAALAICAMILPGVSGSFILLLLGLYASVLGAVRDFNISLLVVFLLGCVAGLLSFSRLINYLLLHARNVTLAFLTGLLIGSLGKVWPWKQTLSWRENSAGEQVPLLQSNIWPAEFARLTGEPAQWAAGLALMLAAVVLVYLLDYWGRHQGGEQAD, from the coding sequence ATGAAGCCGTCGAACCGGCGCAGAATGGCTTTTGTGTTGCTGTTTTTCAAAGGCATGGCGATGGGCGCGGCTGATCTGGTTCCCGGCGTGTCAGGTGGCACCGTGGCCTTTATCACCGGTATTTACGAGCGCCTGTTGGCGGCCATTGCCGCCTGCACACCTGGCCGCCTTCTGGCCTTTATGCGCGGTCAGGTACGGGAAAGTTGGTTGGCAATTGATGGTACTTTTCTGCTGGTTTTGCTGGCCGGTATTTTTACCAGTATTGCCACCTTGGCCCGAGTGATCAGTTATCTGCTGGCTGAACAATCCATTCTGATCTGGTCATTTTTTTTCGGTCTGATCCTCATTTCCATCCCTCTGGTGGCGCGCAATATTGAACGCTGGAACAGCTGGGTTGCTCTGCTGCTGGTTTTGGGGGCTGGGCTGGCCTGGTTGCTGGGCGTCAGTTCCCCCTTGCAACTGCAAGCCACCCCGGTCGTGGTTTTCTTTGGCGCGGCACTGGCGATTTGCGCGATGATTCTGCCGGGTGTTTCCGGCAGCTTCATCCTGCTTTTGCTCGGCCTGTACGCCAGCGTGTTGGGCGCAGTGCGGGATTTCAATATCAGCCTGCTGGTGGTCTTTCTGCTCGGCTGTGTGGCCGGGCTATTGAGTTTTTCACGTTTGATCAATTACTTACTGCTTCATGCGCGCAACGTTACCCTGGCATTTCTCACCGGGCTGTTGATTGGCTCACTGGGCAAGGTCTGGCCGTGGAAACAGACCTTGAGCTGGCGGGAGAACAGTGCTGGCGAGCAGGTGCCTCTGCTGCAAAGTAATATCTGGCCAGCCGAGTTTGCCCGGCTGACAGGCGAACCCGCTCAGTGGGCGGCTGGATTGGCATTGATGTTGGCTGCCGTGGTATTAGTGTATCTTCTGGATTATTGGGGACGGCACCAGGGTGGTGAGCAAGCTGATTGA
- a CDS encoding protein-L-isoaspartate(D-aspartate) O-methyltransferase — protein MTSQRTRERLMERLFEEGIRNLHVLEAIRRTPRHLFVDEALSHRAYEDTALPIGHNQTLSQPYIVARMTELLLGGGPLDKVLEVGTGSGYQTAILAQVVERIFSVERIYPLQERAKAVLKEIDIRNVVFRHADGNWGWPAYGPYDAILVTAAPPEVPAELLRQLADGGRLVIPVGARDQVLTLVTREGDDFIHQAVEPVRFVPLLAGAISS, from the coding sequence ATGACCTCGCAACGCACCCGTGAACGCCTCATGGAGCGGCTGTTCGAAGAAGGCATTCGCAACCTGCACGTGCTGGAAGCGATACGCAGGACGCCGCGCCACCTGTTTGTTGATGAAGCGCTGTCACATCGCGCCTATGAAGATACCGCGCTGCCGATTGGCCATAATCAGACGTTGTCGCAACCCTATATTGTTGCCCGGATGACCGAGTTGTTGCTGGGCGGTGGTCCGCTGGACAAGGTGCTGGAAGTCGGCACCGGTTCGGGCTATCAAACGGCAATTCTGGCTCAGGTAGTCGAGCGGATTTTCAGTGTTGAGCGCATTTATCCGTTACAGGAAAGGGCCAAGGCCGTGCTCAAGGAGATCGATATTCGCAACGTCGTCTTCCGTCATGCCGATGGCAATTGGGGGTGGCCGGCCTATGGGCCATACGATGCCATTTTGGTCACGGCCGCCCCCCCGGAAGTGCCGGCAGAGTTGCTCAGGCAGCTGGCTGATGGCGGTCGCCTTGTCATTCCGGTAGGTGCGCGCGATCAGGTGTTGACACTGGTGACGCGTGAGGGTGATGACTTCATTCATCAAGCGGTCGAGCCGGTCCGTTTCGTTCCTCTGTTGGCGGGAGCAATTTCGTCATGA
- the surE gene encoding 5'/3'-nucleotidase SurE, translated as MRILIANDDGVLAPGLQALHSALTDYADCKVIAPAEDRSGAGSSLTLDKPLRPFTLDNGYISLNGTPTDCVHLGLNALFVDSIDMVVSGINLGANLGDDVLYSGTVAAALEGRFLSRPAMAFSLTSRQTENLPAAATIARRMVEAHEGLDLPPRTVLNVNIPNLPLEQIKGIRLCRLGHRSRAAEPVRWVDPRGKEGYWISVAGDAEDGGQGTDFHAVMQGYVAVTPLRIDKTHYEVFDHLNDWLNHLD; from the coding sequence ATGCGAATACTGATAGCCAACGACGATGGCGTGCTGGCACCCGGGCTGCAAGCCCTGCACAGCGCATTGACCGATTATGCCGATTGCAAGGTCATTGCACCGGCGGAAGACCGCAGTGGTGCCGGCAGCTCGCTGACTCTGGATAAACCATTGCGCCCCTTTACTCTGGATAATGGCTATATCAGCCTGAATGGTACCCCAACCGACTGCGTGCATCTGGGGCTGAACGCGCTCTTTGTCGACAGCATCGATATGGTGGTGTCCGGTATCAATCTGGGTGCCAACCTGGGTGATGACGTGCTTTACTCGGGAACGGTTGCCGCTGCACTGGAGGGGCGTTTTCTCTCCCGCCCGGCGATGGCCTTTTCCCTGACCAGTCGACAGACCGAGAACCTGCCGGCTGCAGCGACTATTGCCCGGCGCATGGTAGAGGCCCATGAAGGCCTTGATCTGCCACCCCGCACTGTGCTCAATGTGAATATTCCCAACCTGCCCCTGGAGCAGATCAAGGGTATCCGGCTATGCCGGCTCGGCCATCGCTCGCGAGCAGCAGAGCCGGTGCGCTGGGTTGATCCGCGCGGCAAGGAAGGCTATTGGATTTCGGTGGCGGGTGATGCCGAAGATGGTGGTCAGGGCACCGACTTCCATGCTGTGATGCAAGGCTATGTCGCGGTGACTCCGCTGCGCATCGACAAAACCCATTATGAGGTGTTTGATCACCTCAACGACTGGCTGAACCACCTGGACTGA
- the truD gene encoding tRNA pseudouridine(13) synthase TruD produces the protein MSEVDALLGPRAWGGPCGQARLKASADDFCVTEVLNLELSGSGEHVWLLLEKREQNTEAVARLLARAAGIRLRDVGYAGLKDRQAVTRQWFSLHLPGREDPDLSSLWSADLRLIEQQRHQRKLQRGAHQANRFAIRLTDLQAERLQLDQRLQTLSRCGVPNYFGPQRFGHAGQNLFEARDWAARGALPPARGKRSRLLSSARSYLFNRVLAARVADGSWQQILDDDCVAFSDSRSHFAASRLAADDPRVKALDVHPTGPLWGQGEPPVDGPILALEQGIAAAEPVVCTWLAAAGLKQERRILRLPIGALTWHYPTADCLQLEFTLPTGCFATVVVRELVSLISSPAGELDSEH, from the coding sequence GTGAGTGAGGTTGACGCTTTGCTGGGGCCCCGTGCCTGGGGTGGCCCGTGTGGACAGGCGCGATTGAAAGCCAGTGCTGACGATTTTTGCGTGACGGAAGTGCTCAATCTGGAGCTGAGCGGTAGTGGAGAGCATGTGTGGTTACTGCTTGAGAAGCGTGAGCAGAATACCGAAGCAGTTGCCAGGTTGCTGGCCAGGGCAGCGGGCATTCGTTTGCGTGATGTTGGCTATGCGGGGCTCAAAGACCGTCAGGCCGTGACCCGACAATGGTTCAGTTTGCATTTGCCCGGCCGCGAAGATCCGGATTTGTCCAGCCTGTGGTCGGCTGATCTGCGACTGATCGAGCAGCAGCGGCATCAACGTAAATTGCAACGAGGTGCCCATCAGGCCAATCGCTTTGCCATCCGGCTTACCGATTTGCAGGCTGAGCGGTTGCAGCTGGATCAGCGTCTGCAAACGCTGAGCCGCTGTGGCGTCCCCAATTATTTTGGTCCGCAGCGCTTCGGCCATGCCGGGCAAAACCTGTTTGAGGCTCGGGACTGGGCAGCGCGTGGTGCCTTGCCACCAGCACGGGGAAAGCGTTCGCGGCTATTGTCCAGCGCCCGCAGCTACCTGTTTAACCGGGTTCTGGCGGCACGGGTGGCGGATGGCAGCTGGCAGCAGATTCTGGATGACGATTGTGTTGCCTTCAGCGATAGCCGCAGCCACTTCGCTGCCAGTCGGTTGGCAGCCGATGATCCGCGGGTGAAGGCGCTGGATGTGCATCCAACGGGACCCTTGTGGGGGCAGGGTGAACCACCGGTCGACGGGCCGATTCTGGCTCTGGAGCAAGGCATTGCTGCCGCTGAGCCGGTAGTATGTACCTGGCTGGCAGCGGCAGGACTGAAACAGGAACGACGCATATTGCGCCTCCCCATAGGCGCGCTGACGTGGCATTATCCCACGGCTGATTGCCTGCAACTTGAATTTACGCTGCCTACCGGCTGTTTCGCCACCGTTGTGGTGCGCGAGTTGGTCAGCTTGATCAGCAGCCCGGCAGGCGAACTGGATAGCGAACACTGA
- the ispF gene encoding 2-C-methyl-D-erythritol 2,4-cyclodiphosphate synthase, with product MRIGHGYDVHRFGPGDSLVLGGVRIAHHQGLVAHSDGDVLLHAVTDALLGAAALGDIGQHFPDTDPRYAGADSRVLLRDALGLVAAQGWKVGNVDATIIAQAPKMAPHIAAMRANLAADLRVTLDQVNAKATTTEKLGFTGREEGIAVHAVILLAAS from the coding sequence CTGCGGATTGGTCACGGTTATGATGTGCATCGCTTCGGCCCTGGCGATAGCCTGGTGCTGGGTGGGGTGCGCATTGCCCACCATCAGGGGTTGGTCGCGCATTCCGATGGTGATGTGCTCTTGCATGCAGTGACGGATGCCCTGCTGGGCGCCGCGGCGCTGGGGGATATTGGTCAGCATTTTCCGGATACCGATCCACGCTATGCGGGTGCCGACAGCCGTGTGCTGCTACGTGATGCGCTGGGTCTGGTGGCGGCCCAGGGCTGGAAAGTAGGTAATGTCGACGCCACCATTATTGCCCAGGCGCCGAAGATGGCTCCCCATATTGCGGCCATGCGCGCCAACCTGGCAGCGGATCTGCGGGTGACGCTGGATCAGGTCAATGCCAAGGCGACGACGACGGAAAAGCTGGGTTTTACCGGACGGGAAGAGGGTATTGCCGTGCATGCGGTGATTCTGCTGGCTGCATCGTGA
- a CDS encoding BolA family protein, with amino-acid sequence MTTTQTMLADALQALSPAHLELTNESHMHNVPPGSESHFKAVVVSDAFGDLTRVRRHQAVYAALGELMQRIHALALHTYTPEEWQARTAAPDSPQCLGGSKADTQ; translated from the coding sequence ATGACAACCACCCAGACGATGCTGGCTGACGCCTTGCAGGCGCTGTCGCCAGCGCACCTGGAACTGACCAACGAGAGCCATATGCATAATGTACCGCCCGGCTCGGAATCCCATTTCAAGGCGGTGGTGGTCAGCGATGCCTTTGGCGATCTCACACGAGTGCGCCGCCACCAGGCGGTGTATGCCGCGCTGGGTGAGCTGATGCAGCGCATTCACGCACTGGCCCTGCATACCTATACCCCGGAGGAGTGGCAGGCGCGAACCGCAGCACCGGATTCGCCGCAATGTCTTGGTGGCAGCAAGGCGGATACGCAATGA
- a CDS encoding DUF2059 domain-containing protein, with protein sequence MARLFSVSLLLAGLWLSSSAFADAGHRASAERFLKLAKAESMAAPLYQQVSQLLTRHFTEAGGSFQYESILREHQELARARLDQQLAWEVIKDDLIDIYLPVFTAEEFEQLADFYQSEVGQKLMENLPRLSSESMALAQQRWDERLAEEVQQVLDEMDSALKERQPGPRETSEADGT encoded by the coding sequence ATGGCCAGATTATTCAGTGTCAGCCTGTTGTTGGCGGGGTTGTGGTTATCGTCGTCGGCGTTTGCAGATGCCGGGCACCGGGCCAGTGCTGAGCGTTTTCTCAAACTGGCCAAGGCGGAAAGCATGGCCGCACCCCTGTACCAGCAGGTCAGTCAATTACTGACCCGACACTTTACCGAGGCCGGTGGGTCGTTTCAGTATGAATCGATTTTGCGTGAACATCAGGAGCTGGCGCGTGCGCGTCTGGATCAGCAGCTGGCCTGGGAAGTGATCAAGGACGATCTGATCGACATTTACTTGCCGGTGTTTACTGCCGAGGAGTTCGAACAATTGGCGGATTTCTATCAGTCGGAGGTGGGCCAGAAACTGATGGAGAATTTACCCCGCTTGAGCAGTGAATCCATGGCGCTTGCCCAGCAGCGCTGGGATGAGCGCCTGGCTGAAGAGGTCCAGCAGGTGCTGGACGAGATGGACAGTGCACTGAAAGAGCGCCAACCTGGCCCGCGGGAAACCTCCGAAGCGGATGGCACCTGA
- the fumC gene encoding class II fumarate hydratase produces MSTRSETDSMGSIEVAKDAYWGAQTQRSLQFFAIGEERIPLAVIYALAQIKKAAARCNSQAGNLQPELAILIEQACDEIIAGEHDRQFPLSVWQTGSGTQSNMNANEVIANRANELAGHALGGKQPVHPNDHVNRGQSSNDTFPSAMHLAALTETDQHLLPALHGLRDCLADIADHYQKQIKIGRTHMMDATPLTFGQEMSAFVSQLDLGIEAIEQALPSVCAIAQGGTAVGTGLNAPRGFAQAIADCLAEQTGLPITSADNKFAALAGHEPLVRLHAACKQIAVTLMKLANDLRLLGSGPRAGLGEVRLPANEPGSSIMPGKVNPTQCEALSMLACQIMGNDSSLSMAAAQGHLQLNVFKPLVIYNLLQSIRLLTDGSNSFRQNCLLGLEVDADKMREHLDNSLMLVTALNPLIGYDKAAEIAKKAWQEGSSLKQAAMALGYLNEAEFDQHVQARNMLGD; encoded by the coding sequence ATGAGCACTCGCAGCGAAACCGACAGCATGGGCAGTATCGAGGTCGCCAAAGACGCTTATTGGGGCGCCCAGACCCAGCGCTCCCTGCAGTTTTTTGCCATCGGCGAAGAACGCATTCCGCTCGCGGTCATTTATGCCCTGGCCCAGATCAAGAAAGCTGCCGCGCGATGCAATAGCCAAGCCGGGAACCTGCAACCCGAGCTGGCCATTCTGATCGAACAGGCTTGCGACGAAATCATCGCTGGAGAGCATGATCGGCAATTTCCACTCTCGGTCTGGCAAACCGGTAGTGGCACTCAAAGCAATATGAACGCAAATGAAGTTATTGCCAACCGGGCCAATGAGCTGGCCGGACATGCCCTGGGCGGCAAGCAACCGGTACACCCGAATGACCACGTCAACCGCGGGCAGAGCTCCAACGACACCTTTCCCAGCGCCATGCACCTGGCGGCGCTGACTGAAACCGATCAGCACCTTTTGCCGGCGCTGCATGGGCTGCGTGATTGCCTGGCGGATATCGCCGATCACTATCAGAAGCAGATCAAGATTGGCCGCACCCACATGATGGATGCCACTCCGCTGACCTTTGGCCAGGAAATGTCGGCCTTTGTCAGTCAGCTGGATCTGGGCATTGAAGCCATTGAACAGGCGCTGCCGTCAGTCTGTGCCATTGCCCAGGGCGGAACTGCCGTAGGCACCGGCCTGAACGCCCCCAGGGGCTTCGCCCAGGCCATCGCCGACTGCCTGGCAGAGCAAACCGGATTGCCTATTACCAGTGCCGACAACAAGTTTGCCGCCCTTGCCGGCCATGAACCTCTGGTACGTTTGCACGCAGCTTGCAAACAGATCGCCGTGACTCTGATGAAGCTGGCCAATGATTTGCGCCTGCTGGGTAGCGGGCCTCGAGCAGGGCTGGGCGAAGTGCGTCTTCCGGCCAATGAGCCGGGCAGCTCAATCATGCCGGGCAAGGTCAATCCGACCCAGTGCGAGGCGCTGTCCATGTTGGCTTGCCAGATTATGGGCAATGACAGCAGTCTGAGCATGGCCGCCGCCCAGGGTCACCTGCAATTGAATGTATTCAAGCCGTTGGTGATCTACAACCTGTTGCAATCCATTCGTCTGCTGACGGATGGCAGCAACAGCTTCCGTCAGAACTGCTTGCTGGGGCTGGAAGTGGATGCCGACAAGATGCGCGAACACCTCGACAACAGTCTGATGCTGGTCACTGCACTCAATCCACTGATCGGCTACGACAAGGCCGCGGAGATTGCCAAGAAAGCATGGCAGGAAGGCAGCAGCCTCAAGCAGGCAGCCATGGCACTGGGGTACTTGAACGAAGCGGAGTTCGACCAGCATGTACAGGCGAGGAACATGCTGGGCGATTGA
- the ccmI gene encoding c-type cytochrome biogenesis protein CcmI, which yields MIDFWLLSALLILVGMLTLIWPLWRTRQQKTVDRTALNVALYEERVAELTAQREQGDITAEQQEQAQQEASRLLLEDTANADTGVRPRKRGGWWQLLVPALLLPVAVVWLYTLWGNPEGLALQRELQQTSATQSLPEYIERMERIVRVQPQNGEAWYMLGRAYMSAQQPEMAAAAFGNSLERVGERPEVLAQLAQARYFAAGNQLDAAAVEALDRALELDAQEPTALGLMGIAAFEGRDYTGAIGYWTRLLAGMPEDSEGAATIRGGIERAERRLGGDEGERPQDDPQAVIRVRLELAANLLENVSEEAVVFLFARDPQGQPMPLVARRFNPDELPADVVLGNADAMLPGVRLEPGQQVELIARLSPDGNVMQGSHEGRLATVTVGAEDAVTLRIDQALE from the coding sequence ATGATTGATTTCTGGTTATTGAGTGCTCTGTTGATCCTTGTCGGCATGCTCACGCTGATCTGGCCGTTGTGGCGTACCCGGCAGCAGAAGACGGTGGACCGCACTGCACTGAATGTGGCCTTGTATGAAGAGCGGGTCGCCGAGTTGACAGCTCAGCGGGAACAAGGCGACATCACTGCCGAACAGCAGGAACAGGCGCAACAGGAAGCCAGTCGGCTGCTGCTGGAAGATACGGCGAATGCCGATACTGGTGTGCGTCCTCGCAAGCGAGGCGGGTGGTGGCAACTGCTGGTGCCTGCCTTGCTGCTTCCGGTAGCGGTAGTCTGGCTCTATACCCTGTGGGGAAATCCGGAGGGGCTGGCCTTGCAGCGCGAGTTGCAGCAGACGTCCGCGACCCAGAGCTTGCCGGAATATATTGAGCGCATGGAGCGCATCGTGCGCGTGCAGCCGCAAAATGGTGAAGCCTGGTACATGCTTGGACGCGCCTACATGAGCGCTCAGCAGCCGGAGATGGCTGCAGCTGCCTTCGGCAACAGTCTGGAGCGAGTGGGTGAACGTCCCGAAGTACTGGCACAGTTGGCTCAGGCACGCTACTTCGCCGCAGGCAATCAACTTGATGCCGCGGCGGTAGAGGCCCTGGATCGCGCTCTGGAGCTGGATGCACAGGAGCCGACGGCGTTGGGGCTGATGGGCATCGCAGCGTTTGAAGGAAGGGATTACACGGGGGCTATTGGATATTGGACACGTTTGCTGGCCGGTATGCCTGAAGACAGTGAGGGTGCTGCGACCATTCGTGGTGGTATTGAGCGGGCTGAGCGACGCCTGGGGGGTGATGAGGGCGAACGACCACAGGATGATCCGCAGGCGGTGATTCGTGTGCGCCTGGAGCTGGCAGCCAATCTGTTGGAGAACGTCAGCGAGGAAGCTGTGGTGTTCCTTTTTGCACGTGATCCCCAGGGGCAACCAATGCCGTTGGTGGCTCGCCGCTTCAACCCGGACGAGTTGCCGGCTGATGTTGTACTGGGCAATGCCGATGCCATGTTGCCGGGAGTGCGTCTGGAACCGGGCCAGCAGGTCGAGTTGATTGCCCGCTTGTCACCGGATGGCAATGTGATGCAGGGCAGTCATGAAGGCCGCTTGGCGACAGTGACGGTCGGTGCCGAAGACGCAGTCACTCTGCGTATCGATCAAGCCCTGGAGTAA
- a CDS encoding cytochrome c-type biogenesis protein, with amino-acid sequence MMRFLLVAVFTLLAWFAQAAVDTFEFDSEEQRQRYYQLGQELRCPMCQNQNIADSDAPIAADLRREVYRLLQEDKSDSEITDYMVQRYGDFVRYRPPLNAQTLVLWIGPGVLLLAGFAILGVMVRRRRKALAGEVHDLSDDDQQRLQSLLKKRASDD; translated from the coding sequence ATGATGCGTTTTCTTCTGGTTGCCGTATTCACGCTCCTGGCCTGGTTCGCTCAGGCGGCGGTCGATACCTTCGAGTTTGACAGCGAAGAGCAGCGGCAGCGCTACTATCAGCTGGGTCAGGAGCTGCGCTGCCCGATGTGTCAGAACCAGAATATTGCTGACTCGGATGCACCGATTGCCGCTGATCTGCGCCGTGAGGTTTACCGTCTGCTGCAAGAGGATAAAAGCGATAGCGAGATCACTGACTACATGGTCCAGCGCTATGGTGATTTTGTCCGCTACCGCCCGCCGCTCAATGCCCAGACACTGGTGCTGTGGATTGGTCCTGGGGTGCTCTTGCTGGCTGGTTTTGCCATCCTCGGCGTCATGGTCCGTCGCCGGCGCAAGGCGTTGGCCGGGGAAGTACATGACTTGAGCGACGATGACCAGCAACGATTGCAATCCCTGTTGAAGAAGCGAGCGTCTGATGATTGA
- a CDS encoding DsbE family thiol:disulfide interchange protein: MHRGLMLLPLAVFLLMSVFLFKGLFVDDDALPSALIGKPLPAFSLPAVEDDERLLTAADLEGPALVNVWGTWCVACRVEHPYLNRLARDGVVIHGINYKDDNAAARKWLQDFHDPYQQNVADKDGRLGIELGVYGAPETFLIDAEGVIRYKFIGVVDDRVWENELGPRYYALLEEQ, translated from the coding sequence ATGCATAGAGGATTGATGTTGCTGCCATTGGCGGTCTTTCTGTTGATGTCGGTTTTCCTGTTCAAGGGGTTGTTTGTCGATGACGATGCCTTGCCCTCGGCACTTATCGGCAAGCCGCTCCCTGCATTCAGTCTGCCAGCGGTCGAAGACGATGAGCGCTTGCTGACAGCGGCGGACCTTGAAGGCCCCGCTCTGGTCAATGTCTGGGGTACGTGGTGTGTGGCCTGCCGGGTGGAGCACCCCTACCTCAACCGGCTGGCCCGCGACGGCGTGGTGATTCACGGCATCAACTACAAGGATGACAATGCTGCAGCGCGCAAATGGTTGCAGGATTTTCACGACCCCTACCAGCAAAATGTAGCCGACAAGGACGGTCGTCTGGGGATTGAGCTGGGCGTTTACGGCGCCCCCGAAACCTTTCTGATTGATGCTGAAGGGGTGATTCGTTACAAGTTCATTGGCGTAGTTGATGACCGTGTCTGGGAAAACGAGCTGGGACCGCGTTACTACGCGCTGCTGGAGGAGCAATGA